In a single window of the Natronorubrum halophilum genome:
- a CDS encoding sulfite oxidase-like oxidoreductase — MVDRDATSIYEEFGDERLPPGQRHTERFPVLSKSGTPSWDMETWEFTVTGAVENELAYSWAEFNDLPRETQLQDFHCVTGWSRFDTEFTGVTFPTIAERAAVSDDAEHVLFHALDGYTTNLSLEECLREEVLFALELEGQPLPSEHGGPLRVVAPQRYAYKGAKWVTGVEFLSEPKRGYWEKRGYSNTANPWDEERYSTF, encoded by the coding sequence ATGGTGGACAGAGACGCCACTTCGATCTACGAGGAGTTCGGCGACGAGAGACTACCACCGGGACAGCGCCACACTGAACGCTTCCCGGTGCTCTCGAAGAGCGGAACGCCCTCGTGGGACATGGAAACGTGGGAGTTCACCGTTACAGGTGCCGTCGAAAACGAGTTGGCGTATTCCTGGGCCGAGTTCAACGACCTTCCCCGAGAAACGCAACTCCAGGATTTCCACTGCGTGACCGGCTGGAGCCGGTTCGATACCGAGTTTACCGGCGTGACGTTCCCGACGATCGCCGAGCGAGCCGCCGTCTCGGACGACGCCGAGCACGTCCTGTTCCACGCGCTGGACGGCTACACGACGAACCTTTCGCTAGAGGAATGTCTGCGCGAAGAGGTGCTGTTCGCGCTCGAACTCGAGGGACAGCCGCTCCCGTCGGAACACGGCGGACCGCTCCGCGTTGTGGCGCCGCAGCGATACGCGTACAAGGGGGCCAAGTGGGTCACAGGCGTCGAGTTTCTTTCCGAACCGAAGCGAGGCTACTGGGAGAAACGGGGCTACTCGAACACCGCAAACCCGTGGGACGAAGAACGGTACAGTACGTTCTGA